CGTCCTGGCATGAATGCTCCTTCGCGCTGTGATCAGCCTAACGGCTGGTCGGGGCGAAGTGGCTTGGCCGTTGGTCCTCTCTAGGGGGTTCATTCCAGGTGGTGGAGCTGTTCTTCGTAGGTGACCGGATGAACGTCTTGATTGGCGGAAATTAATCGCGCCTCCGTTCGGACAACGCAAAAGCGGCACACCTGCAATTGGGTGTGCCGCTCTTCCTTGCTGCTCGAACTCAGATGAGCGAGCTGTGGGCCGGGCGTGCTTCAGCGAGAGTCACACGGCGGGCGGCCTGCTGCATCGTGTCGGCCACCACCAGGTAGACCGCTTCCCATGCTAGCCGCACCTGCGCCGTGAACGCCTCGCCCAGCCCCTGTTCCAGCGTCCACAGCAGCGCCTCCCCCACCGTCGCGTAGTGTGCTTCGGTCACCCCGTACCCTGCGTGGCGCTCACCGAGGCGTTGCAGGGCGGGCACCACCACTTCGGGCTTGTTGAGGTTGGCCACCGCGACGCCCAGCATCATGATCAGCTTGTGGCCCTGCTCGCTCATGTTGCCCCGGAACAGCGGCTTGAGGCTGGGATCAAGCTCGAACAGGCGGGCATAAAACAGATCGCTGGCGATTTCGGCGATCGGCTGCACCTGCGTGAAGGAGTGCTGCACCAGCTGAACCTGATGGGCGTTCATGGCCGCACTCTGCCACTGGCTTCCCGGTTGAAGATGAAGCGGCTGATCTGGAAAGTGACCGTGAACGGCTGGCCCGAGAGCTGTCCTGCTTTGATGAG
Above is a genomic segment from Deinococcus detaillensis containing:
- a CDS encoding globin family protein: MNAHQVQLVQHSFTQVQPIAEIASDLFYARLFELDPSLKPLFRGNMSEQGHKLIMMLGVAVANLNKPEVVVPALQRLGERHAGYGVTEAHYATVGEALLWTLEQGLGEAFTAQVRLAWEAVYLVVADTMQQAARRVTLAEARPAHSSLI